In Leptospira koniambonensis, the following proteins share a genomic window:
- a CDS encoding efflux RND transporter periplasmic adaptor subunit: protein MTKSKTILVIILISIQILTCGKKKKETVEEDIAPPFEMTPLELKKQQIIVSLLGSVSHFQKAEISSKVLGRVEKIFREEGDRISKGQSLAKIETLNLEIQLKKDLASLEVQNKQIDLSRSRYIQAKQRVEREISNIEKARADVNDSKATMENLQRTYSNKQELFKIGAVSETELKGVETGLISAQTNYFKAQKSLDTIQIGYRPEDLKKAGMQIPTDKNKLNDALLELNTIVEKSELDIAIANLKSIQASIDSTTLLIKESTILSPIKGIVAARSIFVGEAVKEGQAIYVVVDDSEVLLKFSVNESDLSRITPNQDVDFTVDAFPKKKFKGKILIISPLVDPQSRTAEIKVIYKNEKDVLKPGMFARAEIQDLHPVPAFYIPSKSILSGKEKDEGFIFVDNKGLLFKKKVNIEGVSGELSRISGELSVGELVATGSVGNIKEGESTPKPKDKSIPSK, encoded by the coding sequence ATGACAAAAAGTAAAACCATTCTCGTAATTATATTAATTTCGATCCAAATATTAACCTGTGGAAAAAAGAAAAAAGAAACGGTAGAAGAAGATATTGCTCCGCCTTTCGAGATGACCCCACTTGAATTAAAAAAACAACAAATTATTGTAAGTCTTCTTGGAAGTGTTTCACACTTTCAAAAGGCGGAAATTTCCTCCAAAGTTTTGGGACGGGTGGAAAAAATTTTTCGGGAAGAAGGTGATCGTATTTCTAAAGGCCAATCGTTGGCTAAAATCGAAACTCTAAATCTAGAGATTCAGTTAAAAAAAGATTTAGCTTCTTTGGAAGTTCAAAACAAACAAATCGACCTAAGTCGTTCTAGATATATTCAAGCGAAACAAAGAGTAGAAAGGGAAATTTCCAATATTGAAAAAGCAAGAGCGGACGTAAACGATTCAAAAGCTACTATGGAAAACCTCCAAAGAACTTATTCAAATAAACAAGAATTATTTAAAATAGGAGCAGTTTCAGAAACAGAGCTAAAAGGAGTCGAAACTGGGTTAATCTCTGCACAAACAAATTATTTCAAGGCACAAAAAAGTCTAGATACGATCCAAATCGGATACAGACCAGAGGATCTAAAAAAGGCTGGAATGCAAATTCCAACTGATAAGAACAAATTAAATGACGCTCTTTTGGAACTAAATACGATCGTAGAAAAATCCGAATTAGACATTGCCATAGCTAACTTAAAAAGTATTCAGGCAAGTATTGATTCCACTACATTACTTATAAAGGAATCCACAATATTATCTCCTATTAAAGGGATCGTTGCTGCTCGTTCGATATTTGTAGGTGAGGCAGTAAAAGAAGGCCAGGCTATATATGTTGTTGTCGATGACTCGGAAGTTCTTTTGAAATTCTCAGTCAATGAATCGGATCTTAGTAGAATAACTCCCAACCAAGATGTCGATTTTACTGTAGATGCCTTTCCAAAAAAGAAATTTAAAGGAAAAATCTTGATAATCAGCCCACTTGTGGATCCACAAAGCCGAACTGCAGAAATCAAAGTAATATATAAAAATGAGAAAGACGTATTAAAACCTGGAATGTTTGCTAGGGCAGAAATCCAAGACTTACATCCCGTTCCCGCTTTCTATATCCCATCCAAGAGTATTCTTTCCGGTAAAGAAAAAGACGAAGGATTTATTTTCGTTGATAACAAAGGTTTACTCTTTAAAAAGAAAGTAAACATTGAAGGGGTAAGCGGAGAGCTATCTCGCATCTCGGGAGAATTATCCGTAGGTGAATTAGTGGCGACTGGCTCGGTTGGAAATATAAAAGAAGGCGAATCTACTCCAAAGCCAAAAGACAAAAGTATTCCTTCAAAATAA
- a CDS encoding TolC family protein, with protein MNKERDTSFKIECIIVYTLICFLFGPVSVLGENELLILDQQKAEDIAIENSPDLRLLGGQQKIKALLVKENWRSYFPTASVSWFRNANVIENDSESRSQRLALTLDQVVYDGGRRHLALQAALNDLNLSKYDFLLGINNLKFKVRSAYYTLLSNKAQMEIQKRSIDRQKEQLRFAKREKQLGDSTELQVLQIENRLNEIQLQYKRTETSFLSGIEEFKIQLRLPSTTNILLAADILNGITFSFKEIPLDQLISIAFQSRVEFERNKAAELQALSEFEIAKSFYIPTLSIGGYYAGSGDRFEPKQREYGFNFKLSMPIGANTLQDTSNYISRNDDTNKSLTSTTTMNIMDNLQYKRKIASTGISAEQAKITRKQQDDIVRIEVLKAIQNYRQCWESMILADDNAKLFEKRLKIKEKEVSLGDAKRVDLAETEIFYLQAVNTMITSRVQYLTAVSQLEMATGTSLDSLELIKVKK; from the coding sequence ATGAACAAAGAGAGAGATACTTCATTTAAAATAGAGTGTATTATTGTATATACACTAATTTGTTTTTTATTTGGGCCAGTATCTGTTCTAGGAGAAAATGAACTTTTAATACTCGATCAACAAAAAGCAGAAGATATAGCTATTGAAAATAGTCCTGATCTAAGATTACTTGGTGGTCAGCAAAAAATCAAAGCCTTGCTTGTTAAGGAAAATTGGAGATCTTATTTCCCTACAGCTTCCGTCTCCTGGTTTAGAAATGCAAATGTAATCGAAAACGATTCAGAAAGTAGATCCCAAAGATTAGCCCTCACTTTAGACCAAGTAGTATACGACGGCGGAAGAAGACATTTGGCTCTCCAAGCCGCTTTAAACGATTTAAACTTATCGAAATACGATTTCTTGTTAGGTATTAACAATTTAAAGTTTAAAGTACGTTCTGCTTACTATACTCTCTTGAGCAATAAAGCTCAAATGGAGATCCAAAAAAGATCTATTGATAGACAAAAAGAACAACTTCGATTTGCAAAAAGAGAAAAACAATTAGGCGACTCTACGGAACTTCAAGTTCTTCAAATTGAAAACCGGTTAAATGAAATTCAATTGCAGTATAAACGAACCGAAACATCCTTCTTAAGTGGGATAGAAGAATTCAAAATACAATTAAGACTACCGAGTACAACAAACATCTTACTCGCTGCTGATATTCTTAACGGTATTACTTTTTCTTTTAAAGAAATACCTCTTGATCAATTAATAAGCATAGCTTTTCAATCCAGAGTAGAGTTCGAAAGAAATAAGGCGGCGGAATTACAGGCCCTTTCTGAATTTGAAATAGCAAAATCTTTTTACATTCCCACCTTATCAATTGGTGGATATTACGCTGGATCTGGAGATCGATTCGAACCCAAACAAAGAGAATACGGTTTTAATTTTAAACTTAGTATGCCAATCGGAGCAAATACTCTACAAGACACTTCTAATTATATTTCCAGAAATGATGATACGAATAAGTCCCTAACTTCTACAACTACAATGAATATTATGGATAATCTGCAATACAAAAGGAAAATCGCATCAACTGGAATAAGTGCAGAACAAGCCAAAATTACTCGAAAACAGCAAGACGATATAGTTAGAATAGAAGTTTTAAAAGCCATTCAAAACTATAGACAATGTTGGGAATCCATGATACTCGCTGACGATAACGCAAAACTTTTTGAAAAAAGATTAAAAATTAAAGAAAAAGAAGTTTCACTTGGAGACGCAAAACGAGTCGATTTAGCTGAAACAGAGATTTTTTATTTACAAGCGGTTAATACGATGATAACAAGCCGTGTTCAATATTTGACTGCTGTTTCTCAACTCGAAATGGCTACAGGCACAAGTCTCGATAGCCTAGAACTGATTAAAGTTAAAAAATAA
- a CDS encoding lipoprotein: MASLISFSKLCIFFVLLTISCSSYQITKVRFASEIIEAKNPSEKFPNIKRIAINRIQTKPNSFATFAGENFTNNLRFYLLKEGIEAFIQEIPSETKQVLQNTNDTVGNTISPSPTATPTMFSSNLVLETSDKPIEPKPESIQKACTLSKCDIYLDGYIYEKKLGNILDEEITTGIFIRIYSQGGSLIGQLKLSSPVTTEIFLNNSTLAEMMARKIATTVGFSSKSGFNWKFWE, translated from the coding sequence ATGGCATCATTAATTTCATTCTCTAAACTTTGTATTTTTTTCGTTTTACTTACAATTTCTTGTTCAAGTTATCAAATAACTAAAGTGCGCTTCGCATCTGAAATTATAGAGGCCAAAAATCCTTCTGAAAAATTTCCAAACATTAAGCGAATTGCAATTAATCGGATCCAAACTAAGCCGAACTCCTTTGCCACTTTTGCAGGTGAGAACTTTACAAATAATCTCCGTTTCTACTTACTTAAAGAAGGGATTGAGGCTTTCATCCAAGAAATTCCTTCCGAAACAAAACAAGTTTTGCAAAATACGAATGATACTGTTGGAAACACAATTAGCCCCTCTCCCACCGCTACTCCCACTATGTTTTCATCAAACTTAGTTCTTGAAACTAGTGATAAACCAATCGAGCCCAAACCTGAATCTATTCAAAAAGCATGCACTTTATCAAAATGTGATATATATTTAGATGGATATATTTACGAAAAGAAATTGGGAAATATTTTAGACGAAGAGATTACCACCGGAATTTTCATTCGCATCTATTCACAAGGTGGCAGCTTAATAGGTCAACTAAAGCTTAGCTCTCCTGTAACGACAGAAATCTTTTTAAATAATTCAACATTAGCAGAAATGATGGCGAGAAAAATTGCAACAACTGTTGGCTTCTCAAGCAAGTCCGGATTCAATTGGAAATTTTGGGAATAA
- a CDS encoding efflux RND transporter permease subunit, producing the protein MNAILSFFLRRRITTFMIFGGFFFWGLLSVKLLPVSLMPPTDSPALSIVTKYPGVAPSRIEEILTKPMEEQIVGVGGLESIYSTSEEGESRINVIFSDVKDITLKSVELKSKIDLIRHTFPREVQEPTVIRYDPSDRPIFIVKLESSAYSLKELREIAENKIKKRLERVDGVSEVRVGGGRYREILVEVNRNVLNFLGISLSEVMESIRTSNVDLPAGRIAEANGWINVRVLGKFSAMRTMEEIIIRSPSQNKWVKLKELGSVYDGHRDREDISRENGNENVTIYVQKAGDANTISVCEGLKDELSQVSFPEVKSEITYDQSEYIQVSIDRVAGSAFTGGIIAVIVIFLFLKNMRATLIVGASIPLSIIVTFAFMFIWKIGLNVMTLAGLALGAGLLIDNSIVVLDRIFRIRQSAFSDAKNTNKLNLSTIADESVISLYKELAASTLTNIAVFLPFFFGSRELKQLYGGMALTVSFSILISLVVSLFFLPQLAKLFLNKPEHFENTGLNDFYKSVNSILKSSPIRLNLNLFQGRLYFVKNTYINFQKYFRLDFVRKKYLSGLVWLFRNPKWIYSLLLSLCIAGVGVTPFLKQEYIDPVDAGEIRASVELETGTHLDATSHHVKRIEELLKTIPEVEKINSKIEKWHADLYIKLKPLDQRSKSSEVLIAEFKELTSPLKDVFVYYVENSSMDSSRELDIEFIGDNTEVLKKIAKDAASTIQQIPGIQETVLRFRDGKQEFLLDIHQDKMALTGLTSEEVGNYVRTAIQGSIPTKFIEDSKEVDIRVRFREEDRLNIEQIPNYKIPGDRSTISIAELSIQKEKEGETKIYRKNKRRMVTITAKLGSLDLGSAVEKIRDSLTALDLPNNYYFEFGGSFKKLQKNRIEMLFMIFLAVFLIFCILASLFEDLLLPWLLMISVPLGIFADLLILFCFRMSLNISVYIGFILLAGIAINNSIMLVDQSLHLYRNSKIDNKKFALLRATIQSASERLRPILMTTFTTTTALVPTMLDFGEGSQLWRPLAITVFWGLSISTALTLVFVPVLFYHFQRRTIVGGGGIIRLFRKQKQFRTIPLS; encoded by the coding sequence ATGAATGCTATTCTATCTTTCTTTTTGAGAAGAAGAATAACTACGTTCATGATTTTTGGAGGATTCTTTTTTTGGGGTCTTCTTTCAGTAAAACTTCTTCCGGTTTCCTTAATGCCTCCAACGGATTCTCCTGCCTTGAGCATTGTAACAAAATATCCCGGAGTAGCCCCTTCTCGGATAGAAGAAATCCTTACAAAACCAATGGAAGAGCAGATAGTCGGAGTTGGAGGCTTGGAATCTATATACTCTACTTCGGAAGAAGGGGAATCGAGAATTAACGTTATCTTTTCCGATGTTAAAGATATAACTTTAAAGTCCGTTGAACTAAAATCTAAAATAGATTTAATAAGGCACACATTTCCGAGAGAAGTCCAAGAGCCTACTGTAATTCGTTATGATCCGAGTGATCGTCCAATATTTATTGTCAAATTAGAATCTTCTGCCTATTCATTGAAAGAATTAAGAGAAATCGCTGAAAATAAAATTAAAAAAAGATTAGAGAGAGTAGATGGTGTCAGCGAAGTACGAGTAGGTGGTGGCCGTTATAGGGAAATTCTTGTTGAGGTTAATCGTAACGTCCTAAATTTCTTAGGCATTTCATTATCGGAAGTAATGGAAAGTATACGTACATCAAACGTTGACCTTCCTGCAGGCAGAATTGCAGAAGCTAACGGTTGGATAAATGTTCGCGTTCTTGGAAAATTTTCTGCGATGCGAACTATGGAGGAGATTATTATAAGATCTCCTTCTCAAAACAAATGGGTAAAGCTGAAAGAATTAGGAAGTGTTTATGACGGTCACCGGGATCGTGAGGATATTTCTCGGGAAAACGGAAATGAAAATGTCACGATTTATGTTCAGAAAGCCGGTGATGCTAACACAATTTCCGTATGTGAAGGTCTGAAAGACGAGCTATCGCAAGTTTCGTTCCCTGAAGTAAAATCAGAAATCACATACGATCAATCTGAGTATATTCAAGTATCTATAGATAGGGTCGCGGGTTCTGCATTTACAGGCGGAATTATCGCAGTTATCGTTATCTTTCTATTTCTAAAAAATATGAGAGCTACTTTGATCGTAGGGGCCTCCATACCACTATCTATAATTGTAACTTTCGCCTTCATGTTTATATGGAAAATCGGTTTAAACGTGATGACCTTGGCGGGCCTCGCTCTTGGTGCCGGACTTTTGATTGATAACTCCATAGTTGTTTTGGATCGCATTTTTAGAATTCGCCAATCTGCATTTAGTGATGCGAAAAATACAAACAAATTGAATCTATCCACGATTGCTGACGAATCTGTTATAAGTCTCTATAAGGAATTGGCAGCCTCTACCTTGACGAATATTGCAGTTTTTTTGCCATTTTTCTTCGGTTCTAGAGAGTTAAAACAATTATATGGAGGAATGGCTTTAACGGTAAGCTTTTCCATTTTAATATCTCTTGTTGTTTCACTTTTCTTTTTACCTCAATTAGCAAAATTATTTTTGAATAAGCCTGAACATTTTGAAAATACCGGCCTAAACGATTTTTATAAGAGTGTAAATTCGATTTTAAAAAGTAGTCCTATCAGACTCAATTTGAATTTGTTTCAAGGTCGGCTCTATTTCGTTAAGAATACTTACATAAACTTCCAAAAATATTTTCGATTAGATTTCGTTCGAAAAAAATATCTTAGTGGTCTTGTTTGGCTTTTCCGTAATCCCAAATGGATCTATTCTCTTCTTTTATCTCTTTGTATTGCAGGTGTAGGCGTTACGCCATTTCTTAAACAAGAATATATTGATCCTGTGGATGCAGGAGAAATTCGTGCCAGCGTCGAATTAGAGACAGGAACTCACTTGGATGCAACAAGTCACCATGTCAAACGTATTGAAGAATTACTTAAGACGATTCCAGAAGTTGAAAAAATAAATTCCAAAATTGAAAAGTGGCATGCTGATCTTTATATAAAGTTAAAACCTTTAGATCAAAGGAGTAAATCTTCTGAAGTATTGATTGCTGAATTTAAGGAATTGACTTCACCTTTAAAAGACGTGTTTGTTTACTACGTCGAAAATTCTTCTATGGACAGCAGTAGAGAATTGGATATCGAATTTATCGGAGATAATACAGAAGTATTAAAGAAAATAGCAAAAGACGCAGCCTCAACTATCCAGCAGATTCCAGGGATTCAAGAAACTGTATTACGATTTAGAGATGGAAAACAGGAGTTTTTGTTAGATATTCATCAAGACAAGATGGCTTTAACCGGACTGACTTCCGAGGAGGTCGGAAATTATGTTCGTACAGCGATTCAAGGATCTATACCTACAAAGTTTATAGAAGATTCCAAAGAAGTTGATATAAGGGTTCGGTTTCGAGAAGAAGACCGATTAAATATCGAACAAATTCCTAACTATAAAATTCCAGGAGATAGATCTACCATTTCCATTGCGGAACTTTCTATTCAAAAAGAAAAGGAAGGCGAAACAAAAATTTATCGTAAAAATAAGAGAAGAATGGTTACTATAACTGCAAAATTGGGTTCTCTTGATCTCGGTTCAGCTGTAGAAAAAATTAGAGATTCTTTAACTGCACTTGATTTACCAAATAACTATTATTTTGAATTTGGAGGTTCTTTTAAAAAATTACAGAAGAACAGAATTGAAATGTTATTCATGATTTTTTTAGCCGTATTCTTGATATTCTGCATATTGGCTTCTTTATTCGAAGATTTGCTGTTACCGTGGCTACTAATGATTTCAGTTCCGCTAGGAATTTTCGCTGATCTTTTGATCTTATTTTGTTTTAGGATGAGTTTGAATATCTCAGTCTATATTGGTTTTATATTGCTTGCTGGAATTGCAATCAATAACTCCATTATGCTCGTAGATCAATCTTTGCACTTATATAGAAATAGTAAGATTGATAATAAAAAATTTGCATTACTTCGTGCGACGATTCAATCTGCGTCGGAACGATTGCGTCCGATTTTAATGACTACTTTTACAACCACGACTGCTTTAGTTCCAACTATGTTGGATTTTGGGGAGGGTAGTCAGTTATGGAGGCCTTTAGCAATTACGGTTTTTTGGGGACTTAGTATTTCTACCGCATTAACATTAGTTTTTGTCCCAGTTCTCTTCTATCACTTTCAAAGAAGGACGATAGTTGGAGGAGGGGGAATAATTCGCCTGTTTCGCAAGCAAAAGCAGTTTCGGACTATTCCGTTATCCTAA
- a CDS encoding efflux RND transporter permease subunit: MTLYFLKNRITTLVVLLLILLVGFVSMRDLKIDLLPDISYPTLTVVTVYENVSPSEIETLVTKPIEEIVSSVNGVDRITSESLEGVSLVKIRFRWGTNMDTASIQTREKVDLVKGSLPIDAKKSIVLKFDPNDAPLLQIAAISTGIDPKELRSFIKKNLSPYFERVDGIAAVSITGGYEKQILVNIDRGKLNAYGLSPQEIVQGVASNNFNFPAGNIKREDREILVRTMGAYENVDAISELVVNLSEKGAPIYLRNVAEVLDSYKERTSVSYFNNDECVAIVLKKEAGKNSVIIADEAKELIDSLNQEFGSKVKLIVVSDQSRFIRESVTGVASAGFQAIIICFFVLSFFLGTFRESAIVTLSIPISILVTIVFFYFQKMTLNTMSLGGLSVGVGMMVDSSIVVLESIYGFRKSKKSAFESALEGTQDVFGSLFASTLTSIVVFLPILFLEGIAASIFREFALSITYSLISSFFVSVTFIPVLTTLPMFSSQSEGLAIFRPFWAFRERILNVLEKLYVFGIETILKRPKVILLSISVLILFTVVFFKFLPTELMPQVQKADLNAKIILPPGSSLQRTEEVTKEVLEDLQKSGFVENAFLKVGYEERDLVINPRGDFGLNRAELFLQLIRYDAAEDLFESTKEDISEIERRTGAQLVFVPAKDLLSDLLPETNEGLVLEVSGQDLFLVREICKEIQSEIQKTGKFGEATTSFGEDTPEIRVLIDRDKMATFGLSVEAVAKTLRSVIKGEAATRFKRNDEEIPVLIRHRLNDRSGTDSLANTLFKISSGSLIRLQDFASIVSGNSNRKILRYDGKRVGLVKAPLVSTTYSEALKIVEPILEKYSNKKDISILPGETQKIMEKSIQSLTFAVILSIVLVYMVLASNMENLGLPFIILFSIFVSGAGVGLGLVLTGNTLNIISLMGIILLAGVVVNNAIILIEFYQLHEKDFKSIDELVIAGGRRRLNPILSTTATTIFGLFPLIITFGPPSPQGPMAASVMGGLLVSTALTLLFVPLAYRWYYLRFLKGSK, from the coding sequence ATGACACTTTATTTTTTAAAGAATCGAATCACTACCCTAGTCGTTTTGTTGCTGATCCTTCTCGTCGGGTTTGTAAGCATGAGGGATCTTAAGATCGACCTCTTGCCAGATATTTCATATCCTACGTTAACTGTCGTTACCGTTTACGAAAACGTATCTCCCTCCGAGATAGAAACGCTTGTTACGAAGCCTATCGAAGAAATTGTTTCATCAGTTAACGGGGTAGATCGAATCACCTCAGAATCCCTAGAGGGTGTATCTTTAGTGAAAATTAGATTTCGCTGGGGTACAAATATGGACACAGCTTCTATTCAGACTAGGGAGAAGGTAGATCTTGTAAAAGGAAGTCTACCCATTGATGCAAAAAAGTCAATTGTACTGAAATTCGATCCAAATGATGCTCCTTTGCTTCAGATTGCAGCGATTTCAACCGGAATTGATCCTAAAGAGCTTCGTAGTTTTATCAAGAAAAATCTATCTCCATACTTTGAGAGAGTGGATGGGATTGCAGCAGTATCTATTACAGGAGGATATGAAAAACAAATTCTAGTAAATATAGATAGAGGAAAGCTTAATGCTTATGGCTTGAGTCCCCAGGAAATCGTACAAGGTGTTGCTTCAAATAATTTTAATTTTCCTGCCGGTAATATAAAGAGAGAAGATCGTGAAATTTTAGTAAGAACGATGGGCGCGTATGAAAATGTAGACGCGATTTCTGAACTTGTAGTTAATTTATCCGAAAAAGGTGCCCCAATTTATCTGCGAAATGTTGCCGAAGTATTAGATTCTTATAAAGAAAGAACGAGTGTCAGTTATTTTAATAATGATGAATGTGTTGCTATAGTCCTAAAAAAGGAAGCTGGAAAAAATAGCGTAATCATTGCAGATGAAGCAAAAGAATTAATCGATTCTTTGAATCAAGAATTTGGTAGCAAAGTGAAACTTATCGTAGTTTCCGATCAAAGCAGATTTATCCGCGAGTCAGTGACAGGAGTTGCTTCTGCGGGATTTCAGGCGATAATAATTTGTTTTTTTGTATTATCCTTCTTTTTGGGTACTTTTCGAGAGTCGGCAATTGTAACCCTTTCAATTCCGATCTCGATATTAGTGACTATTGTTTTCTTCTACTTTCAAAAGATGACATTAAATACAATGTCTCTTGGAGGGTTGTCCGTCGGCGTAGGTATGATGGTGGACTCTTCTATTGTAGTCTTAGAGTCCATTTATGGTTTTAGGAAGTCTAAAAAAAGTGCTTTTGAAAGCGCGTTAGAAGGTACTCAGGACGTCTTCGGATCTCTATTCGCTTCTACACTTACAAGTATTGTAGTTTTTTTACCGATTCTATTCTTGGAAGGCATCGCAGCTTCAATTTTTCGAGAGTTTGCACTTTCTATTACTTACTCGCTTATTTCCTCCTTTTTTGTCTCAGTAACTTTTATTCCTGTATTAACTACCTTGCCGATGTTCTCTTCGCAGTCAGAAGGACTTGCGATATTTCGCCCTTTCTGGGCTTTTCGAGAAAGGATCTTAAATGTTTTAGAAAAGCTTTATGTATTTGGGATCGAAACTATTTTAAAAAGACCGAAAGTTATTCTACTTTCTATCTCTGTACTTATTCTCTTTACAGTTGTATTCTTCAAATTCCTTCCAACAGAATTAATGCCTCAAGTTCAAAAAGCCGATTTAAATGCGAAGATCATTCTTCCACCTGGATCTTCTTTACAGAGAACTGAAGAAGTTACTAAAGAAGTTTTAGAGGATTTGCAAAAATCAGGTTTTGTTGAAAATGCTTTCTTAAAAGTAGGCTACGAGGAACGAGATCTTGTAATTAACCCGAGAGGAGATTTTGGGTTGAATCGGGCCGAACTTTTTCTGCAATTAATTCGATATGATGCCGCAGAAGATCTATTTGAATCTACTAAAGAGGATATCTCGGAGATAGAAAGAAGAACGGGGGCCCAATTGGTCTTTGTTCCTGCGAAAGATTTACTTTCTGATCTTTTGCCGGAAACCAATGAGGGATTGGTATTAGAAGTATCTGGGCAGGATCTTTTTTTAGTTCGGGAAATATGTAAGGAAATCCAATCAGAAATCCAAAAAACAGGAAAGTTTGGAGAAGCGACGACTTCTTTCGGAGAAGATACTCCGGAAATTCGTGTTCTAATTGATAGAGATAAAATGGCTACGTTTGGACTTTCAGTAGAAGCGGTAGCTAAAACTTTGAGGTCAGTGATTAAAGGAGAAGCTGCTACCAGATTTAAGAGAAACGACGAAGAGATACCAGTCTTAATTCGACATAGACTCAATGATCGTTCCGGAACAGATTCCTTAGCTAATACACTTTTTAAAATCTCTTCTGGATCTCTTATTCGGTTACAGGATTTTGCATCGATAGTATCTGGAAATTCGAATAGAAAAATTTTAAGATACGATGGGAAAAGAGTTGGTCTAGTAAAGGCTCCGCTTGTTTCGACAACTTATTCGGAAGCATTAAAGATTGTTGAGCCAATATTAGAAAAGTATTCAAATAAAAAAGATATATCCATACTGCCTGGCGAAACCCAAAAGATAATGGAGAAATCAATTCAGTCTCTAACGTTTGCGGTGATCCTTTCAATTGTTTTAGTTTATATGGTCCTCGCTTCTAATATGGAAAACTTAGGGCTTCCTTTCATAATTTTATTCTCGATATTTGTTTCAGGTGCCGGTGTTGGATTAGGGTTAGTTCTAACGGGAAATACTTTAAATATAATTTCATTAATGGGAATCATATTACTTGCTGGTGTGGTTGTAAACAATGCGATTATACTTATAGAGTTTTATCAATTGCATGAGAAGGATTTTAAAAGTATTGATGAGCTTGTTATTGCAGGCGGGAGAAGACGCTTAAATCCAATATTAAGTACTACTGCCACTACAATCTTCGGATTGTTCCCTTTAATTATCACATTTGGACCACCTTCTCCTCAAGGGCCAATGGCTGCTTCCGTAATGGGAGGACTTTTGGTTTCTACTGCTCTTACACTTCTTTTTGTTCCTTTAGCATATCGATGGTATTATCTCCGCTTTCTTAAAGGAAGTAAGTGA
- a CDS encoding hemagglutinin — protein sequence MKDDSNSTDKLLKEFVNGVATPSSSGSSDGNNSFYTVGGTISGMDGGKTITLANNLFEVSVFVFNGPFSFPFSYENHVTYAVSVTSQPVGQTCSLANQNGSIQGANVTSVIVLCN from the coding sequence TTGAAAGACGATAGCAACTCAACGGATAAACTTCTAAAAGAATTCGTAAATGGAGTCGCTACTCCATCATCCAGTGGTTCTTCCGACGGCAATAATTCCTTTTACACAGTTGGTGGAACAATTTCTGGCATGGATGGAGGAAAGACGATTACCCTTGCGAATAATTTATTCGAAGTTTCCGTTTTCGTTTTTAATGGTCCTTTTTCTTTCCCATTTTCGTATGAAAATCACGTAACGTATGCTGTTTCCGTTACCAGCCAGCCAGTCGGACAAACTTGTTCATTAGCAAATCAAAACGGCTCAATACAAGGAGCTAACGTTACTAGCGTTATTGTTCTTTGTAATTAA